In the Trichoderma atroviride chromosome 4, complete sequence genome, GCCTGGGTACTCATCATCCGGAGGATGTTTACGCTTGGATGATTTGTTAACAAACAAGCTTTGGTACTCGTCCTCTTTGGGGCCTTCAGGCTCAATACGAAGAATCACTTTTTCTCCGACCGTCGTCTCGAATGTAAAGCGTTCTTCAAtcggcagaggctgccaGCTGGTGATTTTCCCCGCATCCACAGGGCGTGCCCCCTTCTTGAGGGCAAGCACCACGAGTGGTACGGGATTATCAGTGTGAAACTTGGCAGTATGCGGCACGGGGCGCACCGAAGCAGCCCAGATGGAGTTGTCATAGCAGGCGGTGCCAGTCACTTCCCACAACATCCTGCTTCCCATGCCGCCAACCTTTTCCAGTATACTCGCCGGGCATGGCCGAGGGCAAATGAGGATGTTGTTGGCGTGAAACTTGAGGTCGTTATTTGATATGCCCGGAGGAATCTGCGCCAGCTTCAGAAGCTTTTTAATATCATCGGCACCAATCATGTAGCTAGTGAAGAAGACTGTCTTCTTAATCATAAGTTTGGACCTGGAGGGAGGACAGTCTTTGGCTAGGGTTTCGTTATGCTGGTTGATCATGTGCTGAATTTCCGCAACTTCAACAACAGGGTTGAGAAGCCGTAAAGCATCATACACTTGAACAACGTCGGCAGTTATAGTCCCTCGACTCGGCATCGCCACCTGGCGCCGATTGTATTCCGCAAAAAAGTCTCGAAATCCCTTTGTGTGTTTCGGCCGGTCCTCGTAGACTTTGATCTCGGCAGCGTCTCGGTATGTCTCCATGAGCGCctcaaagaagagctgcttgAAGTGCATTGTGTTTTGGAAGTTTTGGTTGGAAGGGCTGACTCTGGGCTTCAAACAGACCATGTCGAAGTCAAGCTCCTTGCTTGCAACCATTCTCTTAATCAACTCGCCAAAACCATGCTCAGAACGGCCAGTCAAGAGCACGCAGAGAGCGTCCTGCTGCTTCGAGCTTAGCTTGACAAGTTCGGTGACCTTTTCATTCCACCATCCTTCCCAAGCACGCGCCTCTTCCATTTCAACGCCATCACCGGTTGCTGAGAGGATCCTGTTGTCGTGCCACCATCCACCGCTAGTGAATGCATCTTGAGTCGCGAGCAATCCTATCGTCGGCCCAGTCCACAATGCTGGATTTGGCATGGGGGTTTTGAACACTGGATATATGCCAAGTCAGCAATCACAAAGCAACCAAACTGAATAGGAAGCtgacgaagagagaaaaagagcaacGCACATGTGTTGTCGAA is a window encoding:
- a CDS encoding uncharacterized protein (EggNog:ENOG41), with the protein product MEPNLTRDNHLRAQNSCITTSSPPEQTPSIFHLRSAAAIAGRLRSLLVPRLSAMASAYSAYRGATRDSQFTVTALGRWSVLPKQLPAVDKVRVLHVYDFDNTLFKTPMPNPALWTGPTIGLLATQDAFTSGGWWHDNRILSATGDGVEMEEARAWEGWWNEKVTELVKLSSKQQDALCVLLTGRSEHGFGELIKRMVASKELDFDMVCLKPRVSPSNQNFQNTMHFKQLFFEALMETYRDAAEIKVYEDRPKHTKGFRDFFAEYNRRQVAMPSRGTITADVVQVYDALRLLNPVVEVAEIQHMINQHNETLAKDCPPSRSKLMIKKTVFFTSYMIGADDIKKLLKLAQIPPGISNNDLKFHANNILICPRPCPASILEKVGGMGSRMLWEVTGTACYDNSIWAASVRPVPHTAKFHTDNPVPLVVLALKKGARPVDAGKITSWQPLPIEERFTFETTVGEKVILRIEPEGPKEDEYQSLFVNKSSKRKHPPDDEYPGKAPAQYGGRNESRGFHSGRGRNKGGNSRGHRAARGGGRGGRNRGHGYRSLDDVDPKGKDAAGSSSFGRGRPMGGQPSSGSDLQSYY
- a CDS encoding uncharacterized protein (EggNog:ENOG41), which codes for MPNPALWTGPTIGLLATQDAFTSGGWWHDNRILSATGDGVEMEEARAWEGWWNEKVTELVKLSSKQQDALCVLLTGRSEHGFGELIKRMVASKELDFDMVCLKPRVSPSNQNFQNTMHFKQLFFEALMETYRDAAEIKVYEDRPKHTKGFRDFFAEYNRRQVAMPSRGTITADVVQVYDALRLLNPVVEVAEIQHMINQHNETLAKDCPPSRSKLMIKKTVFFTSYMIGADDIKKLLKLAQIPPGISNNDLKFHANNILICPRPCPASILEKVGGMGSRMLWEVTGTACYDNSIWAASVRPVPHTAKFHTDNPVPLVVLALKKGARPVDAGKITSWQPLPIEERFTFETTVGEKVILRIEPEGPKEDEYQSLFVNKSSKRKHPPDDEYPGKAPAQYGGRNESRGFHSGRGRNKGGNSRGHRAARGGGRGGRNRGHGYRSLDDVDPKGKDAAGSSSFGRGRPMGGQPSSGSDLQSYY